The following proteins are co-located in the Apium graveolens cultivar Ventura chromosome 5, ASM990537v1, whole genome shotgun sequence genome:
- the LOC141661866 gene encoding pectinesterase, whose amino-acid sequence MGVAKKITVLSMSSVVLVAVVVAVVVGVNKGGGDESGGGQISTASKSVKAMCQPCDYKDTCAESLSHANSTDPKELIKTGFEVGITHMKEVIANSTTLEQASKDPRTSQAYGLCKDLLNTAIDDLHRSFDKVSKFEPSKMDDYLADLKTWLTGVGTYQDTCIDAFQNTSGDAGEKMKKLLKTSSEISSNALAMVSELTSMLSHLDIPGFTQNKERRLLSTEYPEWVDHPQRRLLQSNPKPNAVVAQDGSGQFKTVNDALKTVPQKNTAPFIIQIKAGVYKEYVDIPRHVDNVVFIGEGAAKTKITGNKNFIDGINTYRTSTVAVNGEGFMAKDIAIENSAGAEKHQAVALRVSGDRAIIYRCQLDGYQDTLYAHTYRQFYRECTITGTIDFIFGDAASTFQSCTMKVRKPMDNQGCMVTAQGRKEKRGTGGIVLQNCTITAEDDVLSMNPAPKQYLGRPWKEFSRTIIMQSFIDKNIVPEGWSPWTGTFGQDTCYYAEYQNRGPGSDTSKRVKWKGIQNIIQEDAESFTASKFIQGDTWVKSSDVPYDSGMMKV is encoded by the exons atgggTGTAGCGAAGAAGATTACCGTGCTTAGCATGTCTTCCGTTGTCCTCGTGGCAGTGGTGGTGGCCGTGGTGGTGGGCGTAAATAAAGGTGGTGGTGACGAAAGTGGTGGTGGACAAATTTCGACAGCCAGTAAATCTGTCAAGGCCATGTGTCAACCTTGTGATTACAAAGACACTTGTGCTGAAAGTCTTTCTCATGCTAACTCAACAGACCCTAAAGAACTCATAAAGACAGGATTTGAGGTTGGTATCACACATATGAAGGAGGTAATTGCTAATTCTACAACTCTCGAACAAGCTTCGAAAGATCCACGTACTTCACAAGCTTATGGCCTTTGTAAAGATCTTTTGAACACGGCCATTGACGATTTACATAGATCTTTCGATAAAGTTAGTAAATTTGAGCCGAGCAAGATGGATGATTATCTTGCCGACTTGAAAACATGGCTCACTGGAGTAGGGACTTATCAAGATACTTGTATAGATGCATTCCAAAATACGTCAGGAGATGCAGGAGAAAAGATGAAGAAACTTTTGAAAACATCTTCCGAGATTTCTAGCAATGCACTTGCAATGGTCAGTGAGTTAACATCCATGCTTTCTCACTTGGATATCCCCGGATTTACTCAGAATAAAGAGAGGAGATTGCTTTCGACTGAGTATCCGGAGTGGGTCGATCATCCTCAGAGGAGATTGCTTCAATCTAATCCTAAGCCTAATGCAGTTGTTGCTCAGGACGGGTCAGGACAGTTCAAGACTGTTAATGATGCCCTTAAGACAGTCCCGCAAAAAAACACAGCTCCCTTTATTATTCAAATTAAAGCTGGCGTTTATAAGGAATATGTTGATATTCCAAGGCATGTAGACAATGTCGTCTTCATTGGTGAAGGTGCCGCCAAAACTAAGATCACCGGTAACAAGAACTTCATCGACGGAATCAATACCTACAGAACGTCAACCGTAG CGGTCAATGGTGAAGGATTTATGGCCAAGGACATTGCAATCGAGAACTCAGCAGGAGCCGAAAAGCACCAAGCAGTGGCACTTCGAGTATCAGGGGACAGAGCCATCATATACAGATGTCAATTAGATGGTTACCAAGACACACTCTACGCACACACCTACCGTCAATTCTACAGAGAATGCACCATCACAGGCACAATTGACTTCATCTTCGGAGATGCGGCCTCGACATTCCAAAGCTGCACAATGAAGGTGAGAAAGCCAATGGACAATCAAGGCTGCATGGTAACAGCTCAAGGCCGAAAAGAGAAACGCGGAACTGGTGGCATTGTCCTCCAAAACTGCACCATTACGGCCGAGGATGATGTCCTGTCCATGAACCCTGCACCAAAGCAGTACCTAGGAAGGCCGTGGAAAGAATTTTCGAGAACAATCATAATGCagtcatttattgataaaaacaTAGTCCCCGAAGGATGGTCACCTTGGACAGGGACTTTCGGACAGGACACTTGCTACTATGCAGAGTATCAGAACAGAGGACCAGGATCAGATACATCTAAACGGGTCAAGTGGAAAGGTATACAAAATATTATACAAGAAGATGCTGAATCCTTTACTGCAAGTAAATTTATTCAAGGTGACACATGGGTCAAATCTAGTGACGTTCCTTATGATTCTGGAATGATGAAGGTGTAA